A stretch of Streptosporangium album DNA encodes these proteins:
- a CDS encoding acyl-CoA dehydrogenase family protein, translated as MAEVRRNDYSLSDDQRAVRDSFTEFFVRECPSSRVRDAEPHGFDEKLWRSMAQTGAVTMGLPMELGGGDADLVDLVLVAEQYGRHLAPVPLIEATVALRLLGRSAPEQAGAWIEGAAAGGLFPTLALRPMATDRQLIPAGSVAAAVLGLNGDDLVLAATEKPLPQVRNQGSAPLAWWEASPGTVLATGPRARELYGQAVREWKLLTAAALVGIGDGALQLGLAFVKDRKAFDTPIGAFQAISHALADTYTAVIGARHLTWKAAWFTENEPGRRRELIPMAFAYAAQTAMKAATVGTHVQGGFGFTVESDLQLYFRRAKGWSVLAGDPRAELSAIGRLLADQVRS; from the coding sequence GTGGCCGAGGTCAGACGCAACGATTACTCCCTGAGTGACGATCAACGTGCGGTCCGGGACAGCTTCACCGAGTTCTTCGTCCGCGAATGCCCGAGCTCCCGCGTGCGGGACGCTGAGCCGCACGGCTTTGACGAGAAGCTGTGGCGATCCATGGCCCAGACCGGAGCTGTCACCATGGGGCTCCCCATGGAACTGGGTGGCGGCGACGCCGACCTGGTCGATCTCGTTCTCGTCGCCGAGCAGTACGGACGCCACCTCGCGCCCGTCCCGCTGATCGAGGCCACCGTGGCGCTCCGGCTGCTGGGCAGGAGCGCCCCCGAGCAGGCGGGCGCCTGGATCGAGGGCGCAGCGGCCGGCGGTCTATTCCCCACCCTGGCTCTGCGGCCGATGGCGACGGACAGACAGCTGATCCCCGCCGGCTCCGTCGCCGCAGCGGTGCTGGGTCTGAACGGCGACGACCTGGTGCTGGCGGCCACCGAGAAGCCGCTGCCCCAGGTCCGTAACCAGGGCAGCGCACCGCTGGCATGGTGGGAAGCGTCGCCGGGCACCGTACTCGCCACCGGACCACGCGCCCGCGAGCTGTACGGCCAGGCCGTACGCGAATGGAAGCTGCTCACTGCGGCCGCGCTCGTGGGCATCGGCGACGGCGCCCTGCAGCTTGGACTCGCCTTCGTGAAGGACCGCAAGGCCTTCGATACCCCGATCGGGGCATTCCAGGCGATATCGCACGCACTAGCCGACACCTACACGGCGGTGATCGGCGCGCGCCATCTGACGTGGAAGGCGGCCTGGTTCACGGAGAACGAGCCGGGCCGAAGACGCGAGCTCATTCCGATGGCGTTCGCCTACGCCGCGCAGACGGCCATGAAAGCCGCCACGGTCGGAACGCACGTCCAAGGAGGCTTCGGCTTCACCGTGGAATCGGACCTGCAGCTCTATTTCCGCCGGGCGAAGGGCTGGAGCGTACTCGCCGGGGACCCACGGGCGGAGCTCTCCGCGATCGGCCGGCTGTTGGCAGACCAGGTGAGGAGCTGA